One genomic window of Candidatus Krumholzibacteriota bacterium includes the following:
- the mnmE gene encoding tRNA uridine-5-carboxymethylaminomethyl(34) synthesis GTPase MnmE, with protein MHTNTIVSLSTPPGESAIAVVRLSGGEAARILDAMSPGAAAWPPRRLRRTTLAGADGAAIDEVAAVVMQAPDSFTGEDMVEIFCHGSVFVAGEIVAEAMRLGAAAAAPGEFTRRAFSNGKIDLVQAEAVADLIAAETRLARDVALGMLRGGLSRRLEAIEDRLRTQLALVEASIDFVEEEEVGPVDREALGDAAAAARGELGELAASARAGGRLRGGIRVTITGPRNAGKSSIYNALLGEERAIVSALPGTTRDLLRERIHIGGFAYHLEDTAGLADTACEIEERGMAIGREAAARADIVLFVVDGHEGWTAAAAGERERLGEAPVVRVFNKADLGLRDDVRALAGEAGEGATIVVSAKTGEGLDCLRALLHDLAAGGRAGWLARERIAVNARQGEALSAAAAALGRLGEAVCDKRPAEILSIELREAIESIGRVTGREVAGRILDEIFSRFCIGK; from the coding sequence ATGCACACGAACACCATCGTCTCCCTGAGCACGCCTCCGGGCGAGTCCGCGATCGCCGTCGTGCGGCTTTCCGGCGGCGAGGCGGCGCGGATCCTCGACGCCATGTCGCCGGGGGCGGCCGCGTGGCCGCCGCGGCGGCTCCGGCGGACGACGCTCGCCGGCGCGGACGGCGCGGCGATCGACGAGGTCGCCGCGGTCGTGATGCAGGCGCCCGACAGCTTCACCGGCGAGGACATGGTCGAGATCTTCTGCCACGGCAGCGTGTTCGTCGCCGGGGAGATCGTTGCCGAGGCGATGCGGCTCGGGGCCGCGGCGGCGGCTCCGGGCGAGTTCACGCGCCGAGCCTTCTCGAACGGCAAGATCGATCTCGTCCAGGCCGAGGCGGTCGCCGATCTCATCGCCGCCGAGACGCGTCTCGCGAGGGACGTCGCCCTCGGCATGCTGCGCGGCGGGCTCTCGCGGCGGCTCGAGGCGATCGAGGACCGGCTGCGGACGCAGCTCGCCCTCGTCGAGGCCTCCATCGATTTCGTCGAGGAGGAGGAGGTCGGCCCGGTCGATCGGGAGGCGCTCGGGGACGCGGCCGCGGCGGCGCGGGGCGAGCTCGGGGAACTCGCCGCCTCGGCGCGGGCCGGTGGACGGCTCCGCGGGGGAATCCGTGTCACGATCACCGGCCCGCGGAACGCGGGGAAGAGCAGCATCTACAACGCGCTCCTCGGCGAGGAGCGCGCGATCGTCTCCGCCCTGCCGGGAACGACGCGGGATCTTCTGCGCGAGCGGATCCACATCGGGGGATTCGCGTACCATCTCGAGGACACGGCGGGGCTCGCCGATACGGCGTGCGAGATCGAGGAGCGGGGAATGGCCATCGGACGGGAGGCCGCCGCACGCGCCGATATCGTCCTCTTCGTCGTCGACGGGCACGAGGGGTGGACGGCGGCGGCGGCCGGGGAGCGGGAGCGGTTGGGGGAAGCGCCGGTCGTCCGCGTCTTCAACAAGGCCGACCTGGGGCTCCGCGACGACGTGCGCGCCCTCGCCGGGGAGGCCGGGGAAGGCGCCACGATCGTCGTCTCGGCGAAGACGGGGGAGGGGCTCGATTGTCTCAGGGCGCTTCTCCACGACCTGGCCGCCGGGGGGCGGGCGGGGTGGCTCGCGCGGGAACGCATCGCCGTGAATGCCCGGCAGGGGGAGGCCCTCTCGGCCGCGGCGGCGGCGCTCGGGCGCCTCGGAGAGGCGGTTTGCGACAAGCGACCGGCGGAGATCCTCTCCATCGAGTTGCGCGAGGCGATCGAGTCGATCGGCCGGGTGACCGGCCGCGAGGTCGCCGGCCGCATCCTCGACGAGATCTTCAGTCGCTTCTGCATTGGCAAGTAA
- the mnmG gene encoding tRNA uridine-5-carboxymethylaminomethyl(34) synthesis enzyme MnmG: MTRRCDVLVVGGGHAGCEAALAAARMGHGTVLATLRIGDIARMPCNPAIGGLAKGQIVREIDALGGEMARCIDLTGIQFRMLNRGKGPAVWSPRAQADKAAYHERMLAVLQAQAGLDIVEGEVVGLEIGADGVEGVVMEGGGRIAARRVVLALGTFPNGVMHIGERRIPGGREGERPSIGLTDQLAGLGLERRRLKTGTPPRIARDTVDYGRCREQPGDEPPSPFSFETGRLDVDQVSCWITWTNERTHRLIRENLDRAPLFSGQITGVGPRYCPSIEDKVVRFGDRDRHLLFLEPEGRDVDEIYVNGLATSLPVDVQEGMIQTIPGLEQARIVRYGYAIEYDVLSSRQLRPTLESRLIPGLFLAGQINGTSGYEEAAAQGIVAGINACLGLRNERPFVPGRHEAYIGVLIDDLVTKEIVEPYRMFTSRAEYRLLLRQDNADERLYRYGVRFGLVDAERWRDAARRRRRVLCALRRIAAETVPAAVANALGGNETGRVSALQLLQRPGVGLEAIEGQLPGGTLGLDDRGRFALGVRVAYDGYIRRQRRTAEKMLSMETTRIPDDFSYDIDALSREGREKLDRFRPATLGAASRIDGVRSADLSILMVFLDRRRRGKGTP; the protein is encoded by the coding sequence ATGACTCGCCGATGCGACGTCCTGGTCGTCGGCGGCGGGCACGCGGGGTGCGAGGCGGCACTCGCGGCGGCGAGAATGGGGCACGGGACCGTCCTCGCGACGCTGCGGATCGGCGATATCGCCCGGATGCCGTGCAATCCGGCGATCGGCGGCCTCGCCAAGGGGCAGATCGTCCGCGAGATCGACGCGCTCGGCGGCGAGATGGCCCGGTGCATCGATTTGACGGGGATACAGTTCCGGATGCTGAACCGCGGCAAGGGGCCGGCCGTGTGGTCGCCGCGGGCGCAGGCCGACAAGGCGGCGTACCACGAGCGGATGCTCGCCGTCCTGCAGGCGCAGGCGGGGCTCGACATCGTCGAGGGGGAGGTCGTCGGCCTGGAGATCGGCGCCGACGGCGTCGAGGGCGTCGTCATGGAGGGCGGCGGGCGGATCGCCGCGCGTCGCGTCGTCCTCGCCCTCGGGACCTTTCCGAACGGCGTCATGCATATCGGCGAACGGCGCATCCCCGGCGGCCGCGAGGGGGAGCGCCCGTCGATCGGCCTCACCGACCAGCTCGCCGGGCTCGGCCTCGAGCGGCGCCGGCTCAAGACCGGCACGCCGCCGCGGATCGCGCGGGACACGGTCGACTACGGCCGCTGTCGCGAGCAGCCGGGCGACGAGCCGCCGTCGCCCTTCTCCTTCGAAACGGGGCGCCTCGACGTCGACCAGGTCTCCTGCTGGATCACCTGGACGAACGAGCGAACGCACCGGTTGATCAGGGAGAATCTCGATCGCGCTCCCCTCTTCTCGGGGCAGATCACCGGCGTCGGCCCGCGGTACTGCCCGTCGATCGAGGACAAGGTCGTCCGCTTCGGGGACCGTGACCGGCACCTCCTCTTTCTCGAGCCCGAGGGACGGGACGTCGACGAGATCTACGTGAACGGCCTGGCGACGAGTTTGCCCGTCGACGTGCAGGAGGGGATGATCCAGACGATCCCCGGCCTCGAGCAGGCGCGGATCGTCCGCTACGGGTACGCGATCGAGTACGACGTCCTCTCCTCGCGCCAGTTGCGCCCCACCCTCGAATCGCGGCTCATACCGGGGCTCTTCCTTGCCGGGCAGATCAACGGGACCTCCGGGTACGAGGAGGCGGCGGCGCAGGGGATCGTCGCGGGCATCAACGCCTGCCTGGGGCTCAGGAACGAGCGCCCGTTCGTGCCCGGCAGGCACGAGGCCTACATCGGCGTGCTGATCGACGATCTCGTCACGAAAGAGATCGTCGAGCCCTACCGCATGTTCACCTCGCGCGCCGAATACCGCCTGCTGCTCCGCCAGGACAACGCCGACGAGCGGCTGTACCGCTACGGGGTCCGCTTCGGCCTCGTCGACGCGGAACGCTGGCGGGACGCGGCCAGGCGCCGGCGGCGCGTTTTGTGCGCCCTGCGGCGGATCGCCGCCGAAACGGTGCCCGCGGCGGTGGCGAACGCGCTCGGCGGAAACGAAACGGGGCGCGTCTCCGCCCTGCAACTCCTGCAGCGCCCCGGTGTCGGCCTCGAGGCGATCGAGGGGCAACTTCCCGGCGGAACGCTCGGACTCGACGACCGTGGCCGGTTCGCTCTCGGCGTCCGCGTCGCCTACGACGGCTACATCCGGCGCCAGCGCCGGACGGCCGAGAAAATGCTCTCGATGGAGACGACACGGATCCCGGACGACTTCTCCTACGACATCGACGCGCTGAGCCGGGAGGGACGGGAGAAGCTCGATCGCTTCCGTCCCGCAACGCTCGGGGCCGCATCGAGGATCGACGGCGTGCGATCCGCCGACCTGTCGATACTCATGGTCTTTCTCGATCGACGGAGACGCGGGAAGGGGACGCCATGA
- a CDS encoding class I SAM-dependent methyltransferase, whose translation MTGEGLAAAAIRRISAAGVTVNDPSREYLGRYVDELARWGSRLHLVGRGRLDENIVLLLVDSWLLADFAASRGAFDNERPCRVADVGAGSGFPGVVLKIARPDLDVVLFERKDKLLRFLERVVAILGMPGLAAEGSDPVRKPPARPFDVVATRAAGRLPLALPLAATLLRGGGTYITIKGDGWREELDEKPAGDMAFVAEAPLPANRGLMVMFRKRNADAG comes from the coding sequence ATGACCGGCGAGGGCCTCGCCGCGGCGGCGATACGGCGGATTTCGGCGGCCGGCGTGACGGTAAACGACCCATCCCGCGAATATCTCGGCCGCTATGTCGACGAGCTCGCCAGGTGGGGCTCGCGGCTCCACCTCGTCGGGCGCGGGCGACTCGACGAGAACATCGTCCTTCTCCTCGTCGATTCCTGGCTGCTCGCCGATTTCGCCGCGAGTCGGGGGGCGTTCGATAACGAACGGCCCTGCCGGGTCGCCGACGTCGGCGCCGGATCGGGATTTCCGGGCGTCGTCCTCAAGATCGCACGACCCGATCTCGACGTGGTCCTCTTCGAGCGGAAAGACAAGCTGCTGCGTTTTCTCGAGCGCGTCGTCGCCATTCTCGGCATGCCGGGACTCGCCGCGGAGGGGAGCGATCCCGTCCGCAAGCCGCCCGCCCGCCCCTTCGACGTCGTCGCGACGCGGGCGGCGGGGCGCCTGCCCCTGGCGCTGCCCCTCGCGGCGACGCTTCTGCGCGGGGGCGGAACCTACATCACGATCAAGGGAGACGGGTGGCGCGAGGAACTCGACGAAAAGCCGGCCGGCGACATGGCCTTCGTCGCCGAGGCCCCCCTTCCCGCCAACCGAGGCCTCATGGTCATGTTCCGGAAGCGGAACGCCGACGCCGGCTGA
- a CDS encoding right-handed parallel beta-helix repeat-containing protein has protein sequence MFVFSTAIAALWGCESETTFSNNPPAGLTIEITKCTIAPGGTVTLVGAAEDIDADEISLRWTAEAGVFDPPDGRGASVDWTAPAVPGVYTVTLRASDGIDESSLSTEIDVAALFPDKPTGVVTVSDEGRTYIITDLFPIEIGQATTLIIEAGVKIVVESETGGLDVRGTLRVNGTDDDPVSIGPSGCPGDDETWGGVYFVGAEARGEIAHMNVYNSQYGVTASDFAELAMDSSSVFGTDGNGISVSDQASAELHGVTVWDNGKGVVAINADVLLDACSIRYSGGPGVSLSGASVVTITNCLIASNDGNGIELVSDAAPVVHGCTFFFNGPAGGTGYDIRLLRPYGEVAAIDAENNYWAATDSVTIADRIFDNLDDGAIGARVDFIPWLDQEPLAATAERRGR, from the coding sequence TTGTTCGTTTTTTCAACGGCGATTGCAGCCCTGTGGGGGTGCGAGAGCGAGACGACGTTCTCGAACAATCCCCCCGCCGGCCTCACGATCGAGATCACGAAATGCACGATCGCGCCGGGAGGAACGGTGACGCTCGTCGGGGCGGCCGAGGATATCGACGCGGACGAGATCTCCTTGCGCTGGACGGCGGAGGCCGGCGTCTTCGATCCGCCGGACGGGCGAGGCGCGAGCGTCGACTGGACGGCCCCCGCCGTGCCCGGCGTCTATACCGTCACCTTGCGCGCGAGCGACGGCATCGACGAATCCTCGCTCTCGACGGAGATCGACGTCGCCGCGCTCTTTCCCGACAAGCCGACGGGCGTCGTCACGGTGAGCGACGAGGGGCGGACCTACATCATCACCGATCTCTTCCCGATCGAGATCGGCCAGGCGACGACGCTCATCATCGAGGCGGGCGTGAAGATCGTCGTCGAAAGCGAGACGGGAGGGCTCGACGTCCGGGGAACGCTCCGCGTGAACGGGACCGACGACGATCCCGTGTCGATCGGCCCGAGCGGGTGCCCGGGAGACGACGAGACCTGGGGCGGCGTGTATTTCGTCGGCGCCGAGGCCAGGGGCGAGATCGCCCACATGAACGTCTACAACTCCCAGTACGGCGTCACCGCGAGCGACTTCGCCGAGCTCGCCATGGACAGCTCGAGCGTTTTCGGCACGGACGGCAACGGGATCTCCGTGTCCGACCAGGCGTCGGCCGAACTGCACGGCGTCACGGTCTGGGACAACGGGAAGGGAGTCGTCGCGATCAACGCCGATGTCCTCCTCGATGCCTGCTCGATCAGGTACAGCGGGGGCCCCGGCGTGTCTTTGAGCGGGGCGAGCGTCGTCACGATAACGAATTGTCTCATCGCGAGCAACGACGGCAACGGCATCGAGCTGGTGAGCGACGCCGCGCCCGTCGTGCACGGCTGCACCTTCTTCTTCAACGGGCCGGCGGGGGGCACGGGCTACGACATCCGGCTGCTCCGTCCCTACGGCGAGGTTGCGGCGATCGACGCGGAAAACAACTACTGGGCGGCGACCGATTCGGTGACGATCGCCGACCGGATCTTCGACAACCTCGACGACGGCGCCATCGGCGCACGCGTCGATTTCATTCCCTGGCTCGACCAGGAGCCGCTCGCCGCCACGGCCGAGCGGCGCGGCAGGTGA
- a CDS encoding ParA family protein: protein MGKITAVANQKGGVGKTTTAVNLSASLGAAEQKVLLVDADPQANASSGFGIRAGEDEPTVYEVLIGEATAEEAIRPGDLVDVIPSHPRLIGAEIELVSQIARERKLKGALHEIVGRYDYVIIDCPPSLGLLTLNTLTAADSILIPIQCEYYALEGLSQLLNTIRMVQKHLNPDLRIEGVLLTMFDKRLKLSSQVADEAISYFGEKVYETIIPRNVRLSECPSFGKPVLLYDVQSAGSRSYLRLAQEFIEKQAGAGARSAAGGA from the coding sequence ATGGGCAAGATCACGGCCGTCGCCAACCAGAAGGGCGGCGTCGGCAAGACCACGACGGCGGTGAACCTCAGCGCGAGCCTCGGCGCCGCCGAGCAGAAGGTGCTGCTCGTCGACGCCGATCCCCAGGCGAACGCGAGCAGCGGGTTCGGCATCCGCGCAGGCGAGGATGAGCCGACGGTGTACGAGGTTTTGATCGGCGAGGCGACCGCCGAGGAGGCGATCCGCCCGGGCGATCTGGTCGACGTGATCCCCTCGCACCCGCGCCTCATCGGGGCGGAGATCGAGCTCGTCTCGCAGATCGCGCGGGAGCGCAAGCTCAAGGGCGCCCTGCACGAGATCGTCGGCCGCTACGACTACGTCATCATCGATTGCCCGCCGTCGCTGGGGCTTCTCACGCTCAACACCCTCACCGCCGCGGACTCGATCCTCATCCCGATCCAGTGCGAGTACTACGCGCTCGAGGGGCTGAGCCAGCTCCTCAACACGATCCGGATGGTCCAGAAGCACCTCAATCCCGACCTGCGGATCGAGGGCGTGCTCCTCACGATGTTCGACAAGCGCCTCAAGCTCTCGAGCCAGGTGGCCGACGAGGCGATCTCCTACTTCGGCGAGAAGGTCTACGAGACGATCATCCCGCGCAACGTCCGGCTGAGCGAGTGTCCGAGCTTCGGGAAGCCGGTGCTCCTCTACGACGTGCAGAGCGCCGGGTCGCGGAGCTATCTTCGCTTGGCACAAGAGTTTATAGAAAAACAGGCCGGGGCCGGCGCCCGCTCGGCCGCGGGAGGTGCGTAG
- a CDS encoding ParB/RepB/Spo0J family partition protein, whose translation MRKRVLGRGLDALISPDMRESVSETERIIEIEIDRIDPNPHQPRNAFDDGHLRELADSIGRFGVLQPVVVRRSGDRYQLVVGERRFRASRLAGKTTIPAIVRRIEDDDSLKLALLENLQREDLNPIEEARGYQALQDEHGLTAREIADILGKDRSTVSNTLRLLKLPDEVVGMLADGKLTAGHARAILAVEGAERQIELARRVVEEGITVREVERERPRKTRRGRKRAPIDPQLRAVEERLEMRLGTRVRVTPRRRGGIVSIEYYSDEELERLLEAMGVDTTF comes from the coding sequence ATGCGCAAGCGGGTCCTCGGCCGGGGTCTCGACGCGCTCATCTCCCCCGACATGCGGGAGAGCGTGTCGGAGACGGAGCGGATCATCGAGATCGAGATCGACCGGATCGATCCGAATCCCCACCAGCCCCGGAACGCCTTCGACGACGGGCACCTCCGCGAACTGGCCGATTCGATCGGCCGTTTCGGCGTCCTGCAGCCCGTCGTGGTCCGCCGCAGCGGAGACCGGTACCAGCTCGTCGTCGGCGAACGGCGGTTCCGCGCCTCGCGCCTGGCGGGCAAGACGACGATCCCCGCGATCGTCCGGCGGATCGAGGACGACGATTCCCTGAAGCTCGCCCTGCTCGAGAACCTCCAGCGCGAGGACCTCAACCCGATCGAGGAAGCGCGCGGCTACCAGGCGCTCCAGGACGAGCACGGCCTGACGGCGAGAGAGATCGCCGACATCCTCGGCAAGGACCGCAGCACGGTCTCCAACACGCTCCGCCTGCTCAAGCTGCCCGACGAGGTCGTCGGGATGCTCGCCGACGGAAAACTCACCGCGGGCCACGCGCGCGCCATCCTCGCCGTCGAGGGGGCCGAGCGGCAGATCGAGCTCGCGCGCCGCGTCGTCGAGGAGGGGATCACCGTCCGGGAGGTCGAGCGGGAGCGGCCGCGAAAGACCCGCCGAGGCCGGAAGCGCGCGCCGATCGATCCGCAGCTGCGCGCCGTCGAGGAACGGCTCGAGATGCGCCTCGGCACGCGCGTGCGCGTGACGCCGCGCCGCCGCGGGGGGATCGTCTCCATCGAGTACTACTCCGACGAAGAGCTCGAACGCCTCCTCGAGGCGATGGGGGTCGACACGACGTTCTAG